The following are from one region of the Polaribacter marinaquae genome:
- a CDS encoding 2,3,4,5-tetrahydropyridine-2,6-dicarboxylate N-succinyltransferase codes for MKEIREIIESAWENRELLKEQSTIDTIRKVVDLLDKGELRVAEPTTDGWQVNEWVKKAVVLYFPIQKMETLEAGIFEYHDKIPLKKNFAERGIRVVPNAVARHGAYISAGTILMPSYVNIGAYVDEGTMVDTWATVGSCAQIGKNVHLSGGVGIGGVLEPLQAAPVIIEDGAFIGSRCIVVEGVHVEKEAVLGANVVLTMSTKIIDVTGDEPVEMKGRVPARSVVIPGSYTKKFAAGEFNVPCALIIGKRKESTNKKTSLNDALREYDVAV; via the coding sequence ATGAAAGAAATTAGAGAAATTATAGAATCAGCATGGGAAAACCGTGAATTGTTAAAAGAGCAAAGCACGATAGATACAATTAGAAAAGTTGTTGATTTATTAGATAAAGGAGAGTTAAGAGTAGCCGAACCTACAACAGATGGTTGGCAGGTAAACGAATGGGTAAAGAAAGCAGTAGTTTTATATTTCCCTATTCAGAAAATGGAAACTTTAGAAGCAGGTATTTTTGAATATCACGATAAAATTCCTTTAAAGAAAAACTTTGCAGAAAGAGGTATTAGAGTTGTACCAAATGCAGTAGCAAGACACGGTGCTTATATCTCTGCCGGAACTATTTTAATGCCAAGTTATGTAAATATTGGTGCTTATGTAGACGAAGGTACAATGGTAGATACTTGGGCAACAGTTGGTTCTTGTGCTCAAATTGGTAAAAATGTTCACTTATCTGGTGGTGTTGGTATTGGTGGTGTTTTAGAACCATTACAAGCTGCACCAGTAATTATAGAAGACGGTGCTTTTATAGGTTCTAGATGTATTGTTGTAGAAGGTGTCCATGTAGAAAAAGAAGCGGTATTAGGTGCAAACGTTGTGTTAACAATGAGCACAAAAATTATAGATGTTACAGGTGATGAACCAGTAGAGATGAAAGGTAGAGTTCCTGCACGTTCTGTTGTAATTCCTGGAAGTTATACAAAAAAGTTTGCAGCCGGAGAATTTAATGTACCTTGTGCTTTAATTATTGGAAAAAGAAAAGAAAGTACAAACAAAAAAACGTCTTTAAACGATGCGTTACGTGAATATGACGTAGCTGTTTAA
- a CDS encoding glycosyltransferase family 2 protein — MTKISAIIPTLNEEIHIADAIKSVSFADEIIVIDSYSTDKTLVIAEKLNVKIIKRKFDDFSSQKNFAIQQASYDWIYILDADERVTESVKQEILEAVKNPGNFVGFYVRRSFYFANQKVNYSGWQRDKVVRLFLKDKCQYRGVVHETIVSKGELGFLKNKIDHFGYRNYNHFIAKINHYSILKAQELHKKGKKVNAFHLLIKPTARFFIHYVIRLGFLDGLTGLILSKILAYSVFTRYIKLWLLNKGIEEN; from the coding sequence ATGACAAAAATATCGGCAATAATACCTACACTTAATGAAGAGATTCATATTGCAGATGCAATTAAATCTGTAAGTTTTGCAGACGAAATTATTGTTATAGATTCTTATAGTACAGATAAAACTTTAGTAATAGCCGAAAAGCTAAATGTAAAAATCATCAAGCGAAAGTTTGATGATTTTTCTTCTCAAAAAAACTTTGCTATTCAGCAAGCTTCCTATGATTGGATCTATATTTTAGATGCAGATGAACGTGTTACAGAAAGTGTAAAACAAGAAATTTTAGAAGCTGTTAAAAATCCGGGTAACTTTGTTGGGTTTTATGTTCGTAGAAGTTTCTATTTTGCAAATCAAAAAGTAAACTATAGTGGTTGGCAAAGAGATAAGGTAGTTCGATTATTTTTAAAAGATAAATGTCAATATAGAGGTGTAGTTCATGAAACTATTGTTTCTAAAGGTGAGTTGGGTTTTCTTAAAAATAAAATTGATCATTTTGGTTATAGAAATTATAATCATTTTATTGCTAAAATAAATCATTATTCGATTTTAAAAGCTCAAGAACTTCATAAAAAAGGTAAAAAAGTAAATGCCTTTCATTTATTAATCAAGCCAACTGCCAGGTTTTTTATACATTATGTAATCCGTTTAGGTTTTTTAGACGGATTAACGGGATTAATTTTATCAAAAATACTAGCGTATTCTGTTTTTACCAGATATATAAAGTTATGGTTATTAAATAAAGGTATTGAAGAAAATTAA
- a CDS encoding glycosyltransferase family 25 protein yields MMTYKVYYINLDKSLERRNFMENQFKKLNIPLTRMPAVYGKELPKTYLEKAKKQHNILTHFPYLNDGEIGLTKTYFDLWSIVAKQKEDFAIILEDDALLTDDFFDDLEKILISATNKDFIDIAGRKGFLSIESKELLNKFAIPALQTTGQIIGKDAAKLLAKNLTTYYAPIDVLKQDVFKHKVKVYTTVKSYVSSNDKNVGGTTIQQKSMPKVKKILREILRPIWQLIAFLTYKNYRFFRNIIFYKSN; encoded by the coding sequence ATGATGACTTATAAAGTTTACTACATAAATTTAGATAAAAGCTTAGAAAGAAGAAATTTTATGGAAAATCAATTTAAAAAATTGAATATTCCATTAACCAGAATGCCTGCCGTTTATGGTAAAGAATTACCTAAAACATATTTAGAAAAAGCAAAAAAACAACACAATATACTTACTCATTTTCCGTATTTAAACGATGGTGAAATAGGATTAACAAAAACGTATTTTGATCTTTGGAGTATTGTTGCCAAACAAAAAGAAGATTTTGCAATTATTTTAGAAGATGATGCATTATTAACTGATGATTTTTTTGATGATTTAGAAAAAATCTTAATTTCTGCCACTAATAAAGATTTTATTGATATTGCAGGTAGAAAAGGTTTTTTATCTATAGAAAGCAAAGAACTATTGAACAAGTTTGCAATACCTGCTTTACAAACAACAGGGCAAATAATAGGTAAAGATGCTGCTAAATTATTAGCTAAAAACTTAACCACATATTATGCACCAATAGATGTTTTAAAGCAAGATGTATTTAAACACAAAGTAAAAGTTTACACTACTGTTAAAAGTTATGTTAGTAGTAATGATAAAAATGTTGGTGGCACAACCATTCAACAAAAAAGTATGCCGAAAGTTAAAAAGATTTTAAGAGAAATTTTAAGACCAATTTGGCAACTAATTGCATTTTTAACCTATAAAAATTATCGATTTTTTAGGAATATTATCTTTTATAAAAGCAATTAA
- a CDS encoding DUF5606 domain-containing protein: MEFNKIIAVTGKAGLYQVVSQSKNAIIVASLTDNKRIAINATQNVSLLENIAIYTYEEDIPLLQVFKAMFEKTEGKEAISHKESGKKLEAFFAEVLPDYDAERVYTSNIKKVIQWFNLLVKAGMDFSKIEETSEESAE, encoded by the coding sequence ATGGAATTTAATAAAATTATAGCCGTAACAGGTAAAGCAGGTTTATACCAAGTAGTTTCTCAATCTAAAAATGCAATTATTGTTGCTTCTTTAACAGACAACAAACGTATCGCTATTAATGCGACTCAAAATGTTAGTTTGTTAGAAAACATTGCAATTTATACTTACGAAGAAGACATTCCTTTACTACAGGTTTTTAAGGCGATGTTCGAGAAAACAGAAGGTAAAGAAGCTATTTCTCACAAAGAAAGTGGTAAAAAACTAGAAGCATTTTTTGCTGAAGTTTTACCAGATTATGATGCAGAAAGAGTGTATACTTCTAACATTAAAAAAGTAATTCAATGGTTTAACCTTTTGGTTAAAGCTGGTATGGATTTTTCTAAAATAGAAGAAACTTCTGAAGAAAGCGCAGAATAA
- a CDS encoding alpha-1,2-fucosyltransferase, which translates to MIIVRILGGLGNQMFQYAYAKSLEMKGYEVQLDLSKIKKYKLHGGYQLDKYKIDLKTANSFNLFLSKINPFKTLKEKNLLFDKNLTNLKGNEYLKGYFQTEKYFSDIRSELIHQFVLKEELSNSTKLYKTEILKSETSCSIHIRRGDYVTDSKSNTIHGTCSLAYYKEAIKIINKKHSNVSFFIFSDDINWTKDNLVIENAVYINHKCLPHEDIYLMSLCKHNITANSSFSWWGAWLNRNKNKTIIAPRNWFVDKVNEIACQNWIKI; encoded by the coding sequence ATGATTATTGTTAGAATACTTGGCGGATTAGGAAACCAAATGTTTCAATATGCGTATGCAAAGTCGCTAGAAATGAAAGGTTACGAAGTGCAATTAGATCTATCTAAAATAAAAAAATACAAATTGCATGGTGGTTATCAATTAGATAAATATAAAATTGATCTAAAAACTGCAAACTCATTCAATTTATTCTTATCAAAAATAAATCCGTTTAAAACCTTAAAAGAAAAGAATTTATTATTCGATAAAAACTTAACCAACTTAAAAGGAAACGAATATTTAAAAGGATATTTTCAGACAGAAAAATATTTTTCTGATATTAGAAGCGAATTAATTCATCAATTTGTACTTAAAGAAGAACTTTCTAACTCTACTAAACTATATAAAACCGAAATTTTAAAATCAGAAACTAGCTGTTCTATACATATTAGGCGCGGTGATTATGTAACAGATTCAAAATCGAACACTATTCACGGAACTTGTAGTTTAGCATATTATAAAGAAGCTATTAAAATCATCAATAAAAAACATTCTAATGTTTCTTTTTTTATTTTTTCTGATGATATCAATTGGACAAAAGATAATTTAGTTATCGAAAATGCTGTTTATATAAACCATAAATGTTTACCACATGAAGACATTTATTTAATGAGCTTATGTAAACATAATATTACAGCAAACAGCAGTTTTTCTTGGTGGGGAGCTTGGTTAAATAGAAATAAAAATAAAACTATAATTGCACCAAGAAATTGGTTTGTAGATAAAGTAAACGAAATTGCTTGCCAAAACTGGATAAAAATATGA
- the ruvX gene encoding Holliday junction resolvase RuvX has translation MARILAIDFGKKRTGVAVTDELQIIASGLTTINTDELLSFLKEYTSKEKVELILIGKPKQMDNTDSESEVLILPFMKKLEKLLPQIPKKRIDERFTSKMAFQTMIDSGMKKKQRRNKAMIDEISATIILQSYLYNM, from the coding sequence ATGGCTAGAATTTTAGCAATAGATTTTGGAAAAAAAAGAACAGGAGTAGCTGTTACAGATGAATTACAAATAATAGCATCTGGTTTAACAACTATAAATACTGATGAACTTTTGTCCTTTTTAAAAGAATATACGTCTAAAGAAAAAGTAGAACTTATTTTAATAGGAAAACCAAAGCAAATGGACAATACTGATAGCGAAAGTGAAGTCTTAATATTGCCATTTATGAAAAAGTTAGAAAAACTACTACCTCAAATTCCGAAGAAAAGAATAGACGAACGTTTTACATCTAAAATGGCTTTTCAAACGATGATTGATAGCGGAATGAAGAAAAAGCAACGTAGAAACAAAGCCATGATTGACGAAATTAGTGCTACAATTATACTGCAATCTTATCTTTACAATATGTAA
- the def gene encoding peptide deformylase, with the protein MILPIVAYGDPVLRKVATEITKDYPDLEKLITNMKETMYNASGVGIAAPQIGKAIRLFVIDASPFAEDEELSDKDRAALKDFNKVFINAKIIEEEGEEWVFNEGCLSIPDVREDVIRKPNITIEYLDENFEKHTESLDGLAARVFQHEYDHIEGILFTDKLSSLKKRIIKKKLENISKGKIRADYRMRFPNQKKGK; encoded by the coding sequence ATGATATTACCAATTGTTGCGTACGGAGATCCGGTTTTAAGAAAAGTTGCTACAGAGATAACTAAAGATTATCCTGACTTAGAAAAACTAATTACCAATATGAAAGAAACTATGTACAATGCTTCTGGTGTTGGTATAGCAGCTCCTCAAATTGGCAAAGCAATACGTTTATTTGTTATTGATGCATCTCCTTTTGCAGAAGATGAAGAATTATCAGACAAAGATAGAGCTGCATTAAAAGATTTTAATAAAGTTTTTATCAACGCAAAAATTATCGAAGAAGAAGGTGAAGAATGGGTTTTTAATGAAGGTTGTTTAAGTATACCTGATGTTAGAGAAGATGTTATTAGAAAACCTAATATTACTATTGAATATTTAGACGAAAATTTCGAAAAGCATACAGAATCTTTAGATGGTTTAGCAGCAAGAGTTTTTCAACACGAATATGATCATATAGAAGGTATATTGTTTACAGATAAACTTTCTTCATTAAAGAAAAGAATCATCAAAAAGAAATTAGAAAACATTTCTAAAGGAAAAATTAGAGCAGATTATAGAATGCGTTTTCCAAATCAAAAAAAAGGTAAATAG
- the carB gene encoding carbamoyl-phosphate synthase large subunit — MPKRKDLNSILIIGSGPIVIGQACEFDYSGSQSLRSLREDGIETILINSNPATIMTDPSMADHVYLLPLTTKSIIQILKEHPQIDAVLPTMGGQTALNLCIEADDKGIWKDFDVKLIGVDIDAINVTEDREQFRELMIKIGVPMAPQATATSFLKGKEIAQEFGFPLVIRSSYTLGGAGASIVYDPEDFDELLSRGLEASPIHEVMIDKAMMGWKEYELELLRDKNDNVVIICSIENMDPMGIHTGDSITVAPAMTLSDKTYQKMRDMAIHMMRSIGDFEGGCNVQFAVSPDEKEDIIAIEINPRVSRSSALASKATGYPIAKVATKLAIGYSLDELENGITKSTSALFEPTLDYVIVKIPRWNFDKFEGSDRTLGLQMKAVGEVMGIGRSFQEALHKATQSLEIKRNGLGADGKGYTDYNQIIDKLTNASWDRVFAIYDAIAMGIPLSKIYDITKIDMWYLKQYEELFHLEKEISTYSIDTIERDLLLEAKQKGYGDRQIAHMLKCLESEVYTKREELKVQRVFKLVDTCAAEFKAKTPYYYSTFENEIETAEGEITIANESIVSDKKKIIVLGSGPNRIGQGIEFDYCCVHGVLAAAECGYETIMINCNPETVSTDFDTADKLYFEPVFWEHIYDIIRHEKPEGVIVQLGGQTALKLAEKLTSYGIKIIGTSFEALDIAEDRGRFSSMLKDNNIPYPEFGIAETADEALELADQLDFPILVRPSYVLGGQGMKIVINKEELIKHVVDLLGRMPNNKLLLDHYLDGAIEAEADAICDADGNVYIIGIMEHIEPCGIHSGDSNATLPAFNLGEFVMQQIKDHTHTIARELKTVGLINIQFAIKDDVVYIIEANPRASRTVPFIAKAYKEPYVNYAAKVMLGHNKVTDFDFNPQLEGFAIKQPVFSFNKFPNVNKKLGPEMKSTGESILFIDSLKDDDFYNLYSRRKMYLSK, encoded by the coding sequence ATGCCAAAAAGAAAAGACCTAAATTCTATTTTAATTATTGGATCTGGACCAATTGTAATTGGTCAAGCATGTGAATTCGATTATTCTGGTTCACAATCTTTAAGATCTTTAAGAGAAGATGGTATAGAAACAATTTTAATTAATTCTAACCCAGCAACAATCATGACAGATCCTTCTATGGCAGATCATGTGTACTTGTTGCCTCTTACTACTAAATCTATTATTCAAATTTTAAAAGAGCATCCTCAAATTGATGCTGTTTTGCCAACAATGGGTGGACAAACTGCATTAAATTTATGTATTGAGGCAGATGATAAAGGAATTTGGAAAGATTTTGATGTAAAATTAATTGGTGTAGATATTGATGCCATTAATGTAACAGAAGATAGAGAGCAGTTTAGAGAGTTAATGATAAAAATTGGTGTGCCAATGGCACCTCAAGCAACTGCAACTTCTTTCTTAAAAGGAAAAGAAATTGCACAAGAATTTGGTTTTCCATTAGTAATTCGTTCTTCTTATACGTTAGGTGGAGCAGGAGCTTCTATCGTTTATGATCCAGAAGATTTTGACGAATTATTAAGTAGAGGTTTAGAAGCATCACCAATACATGAGGTGATGATTGATAAAGCAATGATGGGATGGAAAGAATATGAATTAGAATTATTACGTGATAAAAATGATAATGTTGTAATTATATGTTCTATAGAAAATATGGATCCTATGGGAATTCATACAGGAGATTCTATTACGGTTGCACCAGCAATGACACTTTCTGACAAAACGTATCAGAAAATGCGTGATATGGCAATTCATATGATGCGCTCTATTGGAGATTTTGAGGGTGGTTGTAATGTACAATTCGCAGTTTCACCAGATGAAAAAGAAGATATAATTGCCATTGAAATTAACCCAAGGGTTTCTAGATCCTCTGCATTAGCATCTAAGGCAACTGGTTATCCTATTGCAAAAGTAGCTACAAAATTAGCAATCGGTTATTCTTTAGATGAATTAGAAAACGGAATTACAAAATCTACATCAGCTTTATTTGAGCCTACATTAGATTATGTAATTGTAAAAATACCTCGTTGGAATTTTGATAAATTCGAAGGTTCTGATAGAACTTTAGGTTTACAAATGAAAGCTGTAGGTGAAGTGATGGGAATCGGACGTTCTTTTCAAGAAGCATTGCACAAAGCAACTCAATCTTTAGAAATAAAGAGAAACGGTTTAGGTGCAGACGGAAAAGGATACACAGATTATAATCAAATTATAGACAAATTAACCAATGCAAGTTGGGACCGTGTATTTGCAATTTATGATGCAATTGCAATGGGAATTCCGCTAAGTAAAATTTATGATATCACAAAAATAGACATGTGGTATTTAAAACAATATGAAGAATTATTTCACTTAGAAAAAGAAATTTCTACCTATTCTATAGACACTATAGAGAGAGATTTATTGTTAGAAGCTAAACAAAAAGGTTACGGTGATAGACAAATAGCTCACATGCTAAAATGTTTAGAAAGTGAAGTTTATACGAAGAGAGAAGAATTAAAAGTACAACGTGTATTTAAATTGGTAGATACTTGTGCGGCAGAGTTTAAAGCAAAAACTCCTTATTATTACTCAACTTTCGAAAATGAAATTGAAACCGCAGAAGGAGAAATAACAATAGCTAATGAAAGTATTGTTTCTGATAAAAAGAAAATTATTGTTTTAGGTTCTGGACCAAATAGAATTGGACAAGGTATTGAGTTTGATTATTGCTGTGTTCATGGTGTTTTAGCGGCTGCAGAATGTGGTTACGAAACGATTATGATCAACTGTAATCCAGAAACAGTATCTACAGATTTTGATACTGCAGATAAATTATATTTTGAGCCTGTTTTTTGGGAGCATATTTATGACATTATTCGTCATGAAAAACCAGAAGGTGTAATTGTACAATTAGGAGGACAAACTGCATTAAAATTAGCAGAAAAGTTAACAAGCTATGGTATTAAAATTATAGGAACTTCTTTCGAAGCATTAGACATTGCAGAAGATAGAGGTAGATTTTCATCAATGTTAAAAGATAATAACATTCCTTATCCAGAATTTGGTATCGCAGAAACTGCAGATGAGGCTTTAGAGTTAGCAGATCAGTTAGATTTCCCTATTCTTGTAAGACCTTCTTATGTATTAGGAGGGCAAGGGATGAAAATTGTAATTAATAAAGAAGAATTAATTAAGCATGTAGTAGATTTATTAGGTAGAATGCCAAATAATAAATTATTATTAGATCATTATTTAGATGGTGCAATAGAAGCAGAGGCAGATGCAATTTGCGATGCAGATGGTAACGTTTATATAATTGGGATTATGGAGCATATTGAGCCTTGTGGAATTCACTCAGGAGATTCTAATGCAACTTTACCAGCCTTTAATTTAGGTGAGTTTGTTATGCAACAAATTAAAGATCATACACATACTATTGCAAGAGAATTAAAAACCGTAGGTTTAATAAATATTCAGTTTGCAATTAAAGATGATGTTGTTTACATTATCGAAGCGAACCCTAGAGCATCTAGAACAGTTCCGTTTATTGCAAAAGCATACAAAGAACCTTATGTAAATTATGCTGCAAAAGTTATGCTTGGTCATAATAAAGTAACTGATTTTGATTTTAACCCTCAATTAGAAGGTTTTGCAATTAAACAACCCGTATTTTCATTCAATAAGTTCCCGAATGTTAATAAGAAATTAGGTCCAGAAATGAAATCTACAGGAGAAAGTATTCTATTTATAGATAGTTTAAAAGATGATGATTTTTATAATTTATATTCAAGAAGAAAAATGTATTTAAGTAAATAA
- the mazG gene encoding nucleoside triphosphate pyrophosphohydrolase: MNSRKEQLAAFNRLLDIMDDLREKCPWDKKQTLESLRHLTIEETYELADAILDNDLQEIKKELGDVLLHIVFYAKIGSEKNSFDIADVANTISDKLINRHPHIYGDVKVDNEEDVKRNWEKLKLKEGNTSVLEGVPKSLPAVVKASRIQEKVAGVGFDWEQPEQVWEKVQEELEELNEEIKAGNKENTEKEFGDVLFSMINYARFIDVNPENALEKTNKKFINRFQFLEKAAKDAGKDLSEMSLTEMDIYWEKSKTYFK; encoded by the coding sequence ATGAATTCTAGAAAAGAGCAACTAGCCGCATTTAATCGTTTGTTAGATATTATGGATGATCTTCGAGAGAAGTGTCCGTGGGATAAAAAACAAACATTAGAAAGTTTAAGGCATCTTACCATAGAAGAAACATATGAATTAGCAGATGCTATTTTAGACAACGATCTACAAGAAATAAAAAAAGAATTAGGCGATGTGCTTTTGCATATCGTCTTTTATGCTAAAATAGGTAGCGAAAAGAATTCTTTTGATATTGCTGATGTAGCCAATACAATTTCTGACAAATTAATAAATAGACATCCTCATATTTACGGCGATGTAAAAGTTGATAATGAAGAAGATGTAAAAAGAAATTGGGAAAAATTAAAGCTAAAAGAAGGCAATACATCTGTTTTAGAAGGTGTTCCTAAAAGTTTACCTGCAGTTGTAAAAGCAAGTAGAATTCAAGAAAAAGTAGCGGGCGTTGGTTTCGATTGGGAACAACCCGAACAAGTTTGGGAAAAAGTACAAGAAGAACTTGAAGAATTAAACGAAGAGATTAAAGCAGGAAACAAAGAAAATACCGAAAAAGAATTTGGTGACGTCTTATTTTCTATGATAAATTACGCTCGTTTTATTGATGTTAACCCTGAAAATGCTTTAGAGAAAACTAATAAAAAATTTATCAATCGTTTTCAGTTTCTAGAAAAAGCTGCCAAAGACGCTGGTAAAGATCTTTCTGAAATGTCTTTAACCGAAATGGATATTTATTGGGAGAAATCAAAAACATATTTTAAATAA
- a CDS encoding fasciclin domain-containing protein, with the protein MKTKNLLLALSIVGFLSATSCKSAKTEEVNNVKKEVVAKVEEKVQTPNIVEVAVGNENFSTLVAAVKAADLVSTLSLDGPFTVFAPTNDAFAKLPEGTIANLLKTENKATLTSILTYHVVSGKFDAAAVVAAIKANNGAFEVTTVQGGKLVASLDGESVILKDEKGNTSKVIMADVAASNGVIHAIDSVVMPK; encoded by the coding sequence ATGAAGACAAAAAATTTATTATTAGCATTATCAATTGTAGGATTTTTATCTGCTACATCATGTAAATCAGCTAAAACAGAAGAAGTAAATAATGTAAAAAAAGAAGTAGTTGCAAAGGTTGAAGAAAAGGTGCAAACACCAAATATTGTTGAAGTTGCTGTAGGAAATGAAAATTTCTCTACTTTAGTAGCAGCAGTAAAAGCAGCAGATTTAGTAAGTACTTTAAGTTTAGATGGCCCTTTTACTGTATTTGCACCTACAAACGATGCTTTTGCAAAATTACCAGAAGGAACGATAGCAAATTTATTGAAAACAGAAAATAAGGCAACTTTAACTAGTATTTTGACTTACCATGTTGTTTCTGGTAAATTTGATGCAGCAGCTGTTGTTGCCGCAATAAAAGCTAATAACGGTGCTTTTGAAGTAACTACTGTTCAAGGTGGTAAGTTGGTTGCATCTTTAGATGGTGAAAGTGTAATTTTAAAAGATGAAAAAGGAAACACGTCTAAAGTAATAATGGCAGATGTTGCAGCTTCTAACGGTGTAATACATGCTATTGATAGCGTTGTAATGCCTAAGTAA